A genomic window from Candidatus Limnocylindrales bacterium includes:
- a CDS encoding terminase family protein, with protein sequence MQTSYQTTSLRVSPAQAASELLRRRSARRNAIDFVAYTTPRWSPGPIHRAICEQIDRVRRKEIDRLLLLCPPQHGKSQISSRRAPALFLADDPTEDIIQVSASAELAEGFGHDVRNCVRSEEFQRLFPKVTLSEDSSARGRWHTNHGGSYYAVGVGGQLYGRGGMAIIDDPFGTWEDAQSELQRNKVWEWYTGTLYNRVRPGKPIIVIQHRMHEDDLVGRLLAQQACGGDRWEVIELPAHIDNPPWPQRYDGAALARIRQNMDRRQWAALYMQNPTPEDGTFFKREQFELFDPSKVPACHKYQTGDFAVTEDGGDWTEIATHGYLNEDLYLAIEGWRGRTTADVWIEQLIDQAERQNPFAFFGESGPIRRAIEPFLTRRMQERSVFVPCEWLTRGKDKPTEARPLQAMAGLKRIKIADTEYGNNLLSQLLKFPAGKHDDAVDMAVLMAKAVHEAHPAIVKPKQAPPPPKWSAKQTINEMIQQHSRKRRGGEW encoded by the coding sequence ATGCAAACGAGCTATCAGACGACGAGCTTGCGAGTATCGCCGGCACAGGCAGCCAGCGAGTTGCTGAGACGGCGTAGCGCTCGTCGAAATGCCATCGACTTCGTTGCCTACACTACGCCCCGCTGGTCGCCAGGCCCGATCCATAGGGCGATCTGCGAGCAGATCGACCGAGTTCGCCGCAAAGAGATTGACCGGCTCCTTCTGCTCTGCCCGCCGCAGCACGGTAAGTCCCAGATCAGCAGCCGTCGCGCACCAGCGCTGTTCCTTGCCGACGATCCGACCGAGGACATCATTCAGGTCTCTGCATCTGCAGAACTCGCTGAAGGCTTTGGTCATGACGTGCGTAACTGCGTCCGCAGCGAAGAGTTCCAACGACTCTTCCCCAAAGTCACACTCTCAGAGGACAGCAGTGCTCGCGGCCGATGGCACACCAATCACGGTGGCAGTTACTACGCTGTTGGCGTCGGTGGACAGCTCTACGGACGCGGCGGGATGGCCATCATCGATGACCCTTTCGGCACCTGGGAGGACGCACAGAGCGAACTCCAACGCAACAAGGTCTGGGAGTGGTACACCGGCACTCTCTACAACCGCGTGCGCCCTGGGAAGCCAATCATCGTGATCCAACACCGGATGCACGAGGATGACTTGGTGGGTCGGTTATTGGCGCAGCAGGCTTGCGGAGGCGATCGCTGGGAGGTCATCGAGCTGCCAGCGCACATAGACAACCCTCCATGGCCGCAGCGCTATGACGGTGCCGCATTGGCTCGTATCCGGCAGAACATGGATAGACGCCAGTGGGCGGCGCTGTACATGCAGAACCCGACGCCAGAAGACGGCACGTTCTTCAAGCGGGAGCAGTTCGAATTGTTCGACCCGTCCAAGGTGCCGGCATGCCACAAGTACCAGACCGGTGACTTTGCGGTGACAGAGGATGGCGGAGACTGGACTGAGATCGCTACGCACGGATACTTGAATGAGGACCTGTACCTCGCAATCGAGGGCTGGCGTGGGCGCACGACGGCCGATGTTTGGATAGAGCAGCTCATTGACCAGGCAGAGCGGCAGAACCCCTTCGCATTTTTCGGTGAGTCAGGGCCGATTCGGCGGGCCATCGAGCCATTCCTAACCAGGCGAATGCAGGAGCGCTCTGTGTTTGTGCCGTGCGAGTGGCTGACTCGTGGCAAAGACAAGCCAACCGAGGCGCGTCCGCTTCAGGCTATGGCCGGACTCAAGCGCATCAAGATCGCAGACACGGAGTATGGTAACAACCTGTTGTCGCAACTCCTCAAGTTCCCGGCTGGTAAGCATGACGATGCCGTCGATATGGCTGTTCTGATGGCCAAGGCGGTCCATGAGGCCCACCCAGCCATCGTTAAGCCCAAGCAAGCGCCGCCGCCGCCAAAGTGGTCGGCTAAGCAGACCATCAACGAAATGATTCAGCAGCACAGCCGCAAGCGTCGCGGGGGAGAGTGGTAG
- a CDS encoding DnaB-like helicase C-terminal domain-containing protein produces the protein MSATILEAENTLLGRLMLDNSLLQTAELAATDFLSAQHRQVYEAICTITADGEVAEPVTVADFLERATGRKWLQVTTGMVADNFRGSGIDSYARAIKTAARTRQALQIAAELQEAANNDVAGAVDYAIRQLMAINATSQDWHCHVKSAVGAAIDLIDQAHQADGKPTGISTGIRDLDDSLGGMHGGDLIVVAARPAMGKTAWALNTMLGSGVATGMVSGEQGRAQIGMRLMAINGSISLHNMRRGKLEDAEWARINAAANALSARPVWLFDRPGPSIQDIQRQARRWKYENNIRLLLVDYIQKITGGEGRDMRLQVGDVVTQLKNIARELDIVVVALAQVSRDVEKRPMGQDGMGRVPYMGDIAESGHIEREADQIYTLYRPFEYEAEERFRGIAFANVCKNRHGPTGIIKLAWRGEYLQFGDLAHTERQWMAA, from the coding sequence ATGAGCGCCACAATCCTCGAAGCCGAAAACACCCTGCTTGGCCGGCTGATGCTGGACAACTCGCTGTTGCAAACCGCAGAGCTCGCAGCGACGGATTTCCTCAGCGCCCAACACCGGCAGGTCTACGAAGCCATCTGCACGATCACGGCAGACGGCGAAGTTGCCGAACCCGTGACGGTCGCGGATTTCCTCGAGCGAGCCACCGGCCGGAAGTGGCTGCAGGTCACGACGGGCATGGTTGCGGACAACTTCCGGGGATCTGGCATCGACAGCTACGCCCGAGCGATCAAGACCGCGGCAAGAACGCGGCAAGCGCTGCAGATTGCCGCGGAGTTGCAGGAGGCTGCGAACAACGACGTTGCCGGCGCGGTGGACTACGCGATCCGCCAGCTGATGGCGATCAACGCGACCTCCCAGGACTGGCATTGCCACGTGAAGTCGGCGGTGGGTGCCGCGATTGACCTCATCGACCAAGCGCACCAGGCCGATGGCAAGCCGACCGGGATCAGCACCGGCATCCGTGACCTGGACGACAGCCTCGGCGGGATGCACGGCGGTGACCTGATCGTGGTTGCAGCTCGGCCGGCAATGGGCAAAACAGCCTGGGCGCTGAACACCATGCTGGGTTCTGGCGTCGCAACCGGCATGGTCAGCGGTGAGCAGGGACGCGCGCAGATCGGGATGCGCCTGATGGCAATCAACGGCTCCATCAGCTTGCACAACATGCGCCGAGGCAAGCTCGAGGATGCAGAGTGGGCCCGCATCAACGCCGCAGCCAATGCGCTCTCAGCGCGCCCAGTCTGGCTGTTCGATCGACCCGGGCCATCGATCCAGGACATCCAACGTCAGGCCCGTCGCTGGAAGTACGAAAACAACATTCGGCTGCTGCTGGTGGATTACATCCAGAAAATCACCGGCGGTGAAGGCCGAGACATGCGGTTGCAAGTCGGTGACGTCGTAACGCAGCTGAAGAACATCGCCCGCGAGCTCGACATCGTGGTGGTGGCATTGGCGCAGGTGAGCCGTGACGTCGAGAAGCGGCCAATGGGGCAGGACGGCATGGGCCGGGTGCCGTACATGGGCGACATCGCAGAGTCAGGGCACATTGAGCGCGAGGCCGACCAGATCTACACGCTGTACCGCCCCTTCGAGTACGAGGCAGAGGAGCGATTTCGAGGCATCGCCTTCGCCAACGTCTGCAAGAACCGCCACGGCCCGACCGGGATCATCAAGCTGGCCTGGCGAGGTGAGTATCTGCAGTTTGGAGATCTTGCGCATACCGAGCGTCAATGGATGGCAGCATGA
- a CDS encoding phage major capsid protein, producing MAVPASTSFTTFTELVSTTFRNHKGEFVDNVSNHNALFRRITEKGGVEKEDGGLSITRNIDFEDNQTYQRYSGYDELNISNSEVLSSVEFAWRQVAIHVTASGEEIRKNSGESRIVNLVKSRLQNAKRSMANGMSADFYSAGSLTNQINGLQALISDAGTGTVGGINSTTFTFWRNIVQSAASPLQGGGAITPSATTIESLMLPLWLRLTRGADHPDLIIASENYFTFYEQSQTSLKRYSPNDDGQGGMVKLRYKQAEVWHDTAASGIPTSHMYFINTDFFKFVAHQDAWMEMLDEKNSVNQEAVVMPIITMGNLIVTNRSLQGLVVA from the coding sequence ATGGCAGTACCTGCCTCTACGTCATTTACGACGTTCACTGAGCTTGTATCGACGACTTTCCGCAATCACAAAGGCGAGTTCGTCGATAACGTTTCGAACCACAACGCGCTGTTCCGGCGCATCACCGAGAAGGGCGGCGTCGAGAAAGAAGACGGCGGCCTTTCGATCACTCGAAACATCGATTTCGAGGACAACCAGACCTACCAGCGCTACAGCGGGTACGACGAGCTCAACATCTCCAATAGCGAGGTGTTGAGTTCGGTTGAATTCGCCTGGCGCCAGGTCGCGATCCACGTCACGGCCTCAGGCGAGGAAATCCGCAAGAACAGCGGCGAATCCCGCATCGTCAATCTGGTCAAGTCTCGCCTTCAGAACGCCAAGCGCTCGATGGCGAATGGCATGTCTGCCGACTTCTACTCGGCCGGCTCGCTCACCAACCAAATCAACGGCCTGCAAGCGCTGATCTCCGATGCCGGCACCGGCACTGTCGGCGGCATCAACAGCACGACCTTCACGTTCTGGCGAAACATCGTGCAATCGGCGGCTTCTCCCCTCCAGGGTGGCGGTGCCATCACTCCGAGCGCCACGACAATTGAGTCCTTGATGCTTCCGCTTTGGCTGCGTCTGACGCGTGGCGCCGATCACCCTGACCTCATCATCGCAAGCGAGAACTACTTCACTTTCTACGAGCAATCGCAGACCTCGTTGAAGCGGTACTCGCCGAACGATGACGGCCAGGGCGGCATGGTGAAACTGCGCTACAAGCAGGCCGAGGTGTGGCACGACACCGCGGCGTCGGGTATCCCGACCAGCCACATGTACTTCATCAACACCGACTTCTTCAAGTTCGTCGCCCACCAGGACGCCTGGATGGAGATGCTGGACGAGAAGAACTCTGTCAATCAGGAAGCCGTGGTTATGCCGATCATCACCATGGGCAACTTGATTGTCACCAACCGGAGCCTGCAAGGGCTCGTAGTGGCCTGA